A part of Candida albicans SC5314 chromosome 2, complete sequence genomic DNA contains:
- a CDS encoding cleavage polyadenylation factor subunit (Putative endoribonuclease; heterozygous null mutant exhibits hypersensitivity to parnafungin and cordycepin in the C. albicans fitness test) — protein MCIQPDSLEDAYKIPRPVHREEFTQLSPSFFQTATFQLEKTNEKNNIEEPKKNKAFLNSKIIYKDLFEIRKLSNNFVNTSHPTCTETMNEQNEFSDEENFKFFGLGGCNEVGRSCHIIEYKNKVIMLDSGMHPALSGHASFPYFDEYDISKVDILLISHFHVDHSASLPYVMQQSNFRGKVFMTHATKAIYRWLMQDFVRVTSIGNSRSEDGGGGEGSNLYTDDDIMKSFDRIETIDYHSTMEIDGIRFTAYHAGHVLGACMYFIEIGGLKVLFTGDYSREENRHLHAAEVPPLKPDILISESTFGTGTLEPRIELERKLTTHIHATIAKGGRVLLPVFALGNAQELLLILDEYWSQNEDLQNVNVFYASNLAKKCMAVYETYTGIMNDKIRLSSASSEKSNPFDFKYIKSIKDLSKFQDMGPSVVVATPGMLQAGVSRQLLEKWAPDGKNLVILTGYSVEGTMAKELLKEPTMIQSATNPDMTIPRRIGIEEISFAAHVDFQQNSEFIEKVSPSKVILVHGDSVPMGRLKSALLSKYASRKGTDQEVKVYNPKNCEELIIGFKGLKIAKVLGSLAEEQLQVLKKIIQDEVSAENSKITELTEEKEEADEIKEDNGETDTTQKPNESSINVLKTGQVVSGVLVSKDFNLNLLQLQDLHEFTQLSTSIVKSKMHLKINADISLMVWHLEQMFGYINVINDDDEEWECVIMDVVDVFIDRSKGPGLFITVEWINDNLMADSLADSVIAILYSIDSSPASVKLSSQNHNHGDNHIVKKEDSMEIDRPVEAHAKTDIKSRIERIALLLKAQFGDSLKELPEEKAIIQIGKTVANVDYKRLEVECSSKVLKDRVENVIKRGCQLTAPLSQNPKIA, from the coding sequence ATGTGTATACAACCAGATTCTCTCGAAGACGCATACAAAATACCGCGTCCTGTCCACAGAGAAGAGTTCACTCAATTATCGCCATCTTTTTTCCAAACAGCGACAtttcaattggaaaaaacaaatgaaaaaaataacatagaagaaccaaaaaaaaataaagcgTTCTTAAACAGTAAAATCATATATAAAGatctttttgaaattagaaagCTTTCAAATAACTTTGTTAATACATCACATCCAACGTGTACTGAAACAATGAATGAACAAAACGAGTTTTCggatgaagaaaatttcaagttCTTTGGTCTTGGGGGTTGTAATGAAGTGGGAAGATCATGTCATATTATAGAatacaaaaacaaagtgATAATGTTGGATTCCGGGATGCACCCAGCTCTAAGTGGACATGCATCATTTCCTTATTTTGATGAATACGATATATCAAAAGTTGATATCTTGTTGATTAGTCACTTTCATGTCGATCACTCAGCTTCTTTACCGTATGTTATGCAACAATCTAATTTTCGAGGGAAAGTATTTATGACACATGCAACGAAAGCTATCTACCGGTGGCTTATGCAAGATTTTGTTCGAGTTACATCAATAGGTAATTCACGATCCGAAGATGGTGGCGGTGGTGAAGGTAGTAATCTATATACCGATGATGATATCATGAAATCATTTGACCGAATTGAAACCATAGATTATCATTCCACGATGGAGATTGATGGAATAAGGTTTACAGCATACCACGCCGGCCACGTTTTAGGTGCGTGCATgtattttattgaaatagGAGGTCTAAAAGTTTTGTTTACTGGTGATTATTCCAGGGAAGAGAATCGACACTTGCATGCAGCCGAAGTTCCACCATTGAAGCCAGATATTTTGATAAGTGAATCTACTTTTGGTACAGGGACTCTTGAACCCAGAATAGAActagaaagaaaattgacTACACATATACATGCAACAATAGCAAAAGGTGGAAGAGTGCTTTTACCTGTGTTTGCTCTTGGTAATGctcaagaattattattaattttggaTGAATATTGGAGTCAAAATGAGGATTTGCAAAATGTGAATGTTTTTTATGCGTCCAATTTGGCAAAAAAGTGTATGGCTGTTTATGAAACTTATACGGGGATCATGAACGATAAAATTCGTCTTTCATCAGCATCAAGTGAAAAGTCGAATCCCTTTGATTTCAAGTATATCAAATCCATCAAGGACTTATCGAAATTCCAGGACATGGGACCTTCTGTTGTGGTTGCTACACCAGGTATGTTACAGGCAGGGGTTTCAAGACAATTGTTAGAGAAATGGGCTCCAGATGGTAAGAACTTGGTGATATTAACCGGTTATTCAGTAGAAGGTACCATGGCAAAAGAACTTTTAAAGGAACCAACCATGATACAGTCAGCCACAAATCCAGATATGACAATCCCCAGACGTATAGGTATTGAGGAGATCTCGTTTGCTGCCCATGTGGATTTCCAGCAAAACTCTGAGTTTATTGAAAAGGTTTCTCCCTCAAAAGTTATATTAGTTCATGGTGATTCAGTTCCAATGGGTAGATTAAAATCTGCTTTATTAAGTAAATATGCTTCTCGTAAGGGAACCGATCAAGAGGTGAAGGTATATAATCCAAAAAATTGTGAGGAATTGATAATTGGGTTTAAAGGCTTAAAGATTGCTAAAGTTTTGGGTTCGTTGGCTGAAGAGCAATTACAGGtattaaagaaaatcatACAAGATGAAGTAAGTGCTGAGAATTCTAAAATAACAGAGCTCactgaagaaaaagaagaggCCGATGAGATAAAGGAGGACAATGGTGAAACAGATACTACTCAAAAACCAAACGAGTCATCTATAAACGTGTTAAAAACTGGCCAAGTGGTGTCTGGTGTATTGGTGTCGAAAGATTTTAATTTGAACCTTTTGCAATTACAGGATTTGCACGAATTCACTCAATTGTCTACATCAATAGTTAAATCAAAGAtgcatttgaaaataaatgcGGATATTTCGTTGATGGTTTGGCATCTTGAGCAAATGTTTGGTTACATAAATGTTATCAATGATGACGACGAAGAATGGGAATGTGTAATAATGGATGTGGTAGATGTTTTCATTGACAGATCAAAAGGACCTGGATTGTTTATCACAGTGGAATGGATCAATGACAATCTTATGGCTGACTCTTTGGCTGATAGTGTTATTGCCATCTTATACTCGATAGATTCATCGCCAGCATCCGTTAAGTTATCTAGTCAGAACCATAATCATGGCGATAATCATATAGTCAAAAAGGAAGATTCCATGGAAATTGATAGACCAGTTGAAGCACATGCGAAAACTGACATTAAAAgtagaattgaaagaattgcTTTACTATTAAAGGCTCAATTTGGGGATTCACTAAAAGAATTGCCAGAAGAAAAAGctattattcaaattgggAAAACAGTTGCTAATGTGGATTACAAGCGTTTAGAAGTCGAATGTTCATCAAAAGTATTAAAAGATCGTGTGGAAAACGTCATAAAAAGAGGTTGTCAATTAACTGCTCCATTGAGCCAGAATCCCAAAATTGCATAG
- a CDS encoding GTPase (Ortholog(s) have GTPase activity, ribosome binding activity, role in positive regulation of translation and mitochondrial matrix, mitochondrial ribosome localization): MLLRPNSGNTLKYGCLLTKRWLTTSKLLYSVEDMKIKIGQEQYRKALEERIDKIPIENYRNFSIVAHVDHGKSTLSDRLLEMTGVIKPGSKSQVLDKLDVERERGITVKAQTVSMFYNDGKQDYLLHLVDTPGHVDFRAEVSRSYASCGGALLLVDASQGVQAQTVANFYLAYSMGLKLIPIINKIDLDSANIPGAREQIETTFELDPNECIPVSAKTGLNVEQIIPSVIKNIPSPVCDVNKPLRALLVDSWHDPYVGVVMLVHIVDGRMKKGMKILSAHTNRTYDVKEVGIMYPDRTPTSFIKAGQVAYIIPGMKNPREALVGDTFYQMGKHEGLEPLPGFEEPKPMVFVGAFPADGKEFNAMDDQMQNLVLNDRSVTLEQETSNALGLGWRLGFLGSLHASVFKERLEKEYGAKIILTAPTVPYKIIYKNGEEKIVTNPDDFPDNQKHHDVESYMEPYVEAIMTVPNEYVGNVMTLCLNNRGEQKEIEYLTTGQVLLKYEIPTSQLVEDFFGKLKGCTKGYASLDYEEAGYRKSDIVKMQLCVNGEPQDALTTVIHRSQAQARGKEYVTRFKKFLSYQLFEVAIQAKINNKVVARETIKAKRKDVTQRLHAADISRYKKLLERQKEGKKQMKLSGRVTIKNDAYQAFLRRED, translated from the coding sequence ATGCTACTAAGGCCGAATTCTGGGAATACTTTAAAGTATGGTTGTCTTCTAACGAAAAGATGGTTAACAACTCTGAAACTACTATACTCTGTGGAAGATATGAAGATCAAGATTGGTCAGGAACAATATCGAAAGGCACTTGAAGAAAGGATAGATAAAATACCAATTGAAAACTACCGGAACTTCAGTATTGTGGCACACGTTGACCATGGCAAGTCCACATTATCAGATCGATTATTAGAAATGACAGGGGTGATCAAACCAGGATCCAAGTCTCAGGTTTTGGATAAATTAGATGTCGAGAGGGAAAGAGGAATTACAGTGAAAGCCCAGACTGTGTCTATGTTTTATAACGATGGGAAACAAGATTATTTATTACATTTGGTTGACACACCAGGGCATGTGGATTTCAGAGCAGAAGTGTCAAGGTCATATGCATCTTGTGGAGGAGCATTGTTGTTAGTCGATGCATCTCAAGGAGTTCAAGCACAGACAGTAGCAAATTTCTACTTGGCATACAGCATGggattgaaattgattcccataataaacaaaattgatttggatCTGGCTAACATTCCTGGAGCGAGGGAGCAAATTGAAACGACATTTGAGTTAGACCCCAATGAATGCATCCCAGTGAGCGCCAAAACCGGTTTAAATGTCGAACAAATAATACCGTCtgtaattaaaaatatccCATCTCCTGTATGTGATGTGAACAAGCCTTTGCGAGCTTTATTGGTGGATTCTTGGCATGATCCCTACGTTGGTGTGGTAATGCTTGTTCATATTGTGGATGGTAGAATGAAAAAAGGTATGAAAATCTTGTCAGCGCACACAAATAGGACATACGACGTTAAGGAAGTTGGGATAATGTATCCAGATAGAACACCGACCAGTTTCATTAAAGCTGGACAAGTCGCCTATATTATACCGGGGATGAAGAACCCTCGGGAAGCGCTTGTGGGTGACACGTTTTATCAAATGGGCAAACATGAAGGTCTTGAACCTTTACCAGGATTTGAAGAACCTAAGCCAATGGTATTTGTTGGGGCATTCCCTGCAGATGGGAAAGAGTTTAATGCTATGGATGATCAAATGCAGAATTTAGTTTTGAATGATAGGTCGGTAACCTTAGAGCAGGAAACATCAAATGCATTGGGGTTAGGTTGGAGATTGGGATTCTTAGGCTCATTACATGCGTCAGTGTTTAAAGAAAgattagaaaaagaatatggggcgaaaattattttgacAGCCCCCACCGTGCCCTACAAGATTATCTATAAAAATGGcgaagaaaaaattgttacTAATCCTGATGATTTTCCAGACAACCAGAAACATCACGATGTTGAAAGCTATATGGAACCATATGTTGAGGCGATAATGACCGTTCCAAATGAATATGTTGGAAATGTTATGACTTTGTGTTTAAATAATCGAGGAGAACAGAAAGAGATCGAATACTTGACAACAGGACAGGTATTGCTAAAGTATGAGATCCCAACCTCACAACTAGTGGAGGATTTTTTTGGGAAACTAAAAGGATGCACCAAAGGATATGCTTCGCTTGACTATGAAGAAGCAGGATATAGAAAATCAGATATAGTTAAGATGCAGCTTTGTGTGAATGGTGAGCCACAAGATGCGTTAACTACAGTTATACACAGATCACAAGCGCAAGCAAGGGGTAAGGAGTACGTTACGAGGTTTAAGAAATTTTTGAGCTACCAGCTATTTGAAGTTGCCATTCAAGcaaaaattaataacaaAGTGGTGGCAAGAGAAACCATCAaagcaaaaagaaaagacgTAACACAAAGATTACATGCAGCAGACATATCAAGATATaagaaattgttggaaAGACAAAAGGAGGGTAAGAAACAGATGAAATTAAGCGGCAGAGTGACAATCAAGAACGACGCTTATCAAGCCTTCTTACGTAGAGAAGACTAA
- the SMD2 gene encoding mRNA splicing protein (Putative Core Sm protein; Hap43p-induced gene; flucytosine induced), with translation MSELIDRPRSELTELELKTLEEYEFNHGPMSILNNAVKNDSPIIISCRNNHKLIGKVRAFDRHCNLVLENVKELWTEDIKNNKGKKIKSISKERFISKMFLRGDSVIIILKA, from the exons ATGAG tGAACTTATAGATAGACCTCGTTCAGAATTAACTgaattagaattgaaaactttagAAGAATATGAATTTAATCATGGACCCATGTctattttgaataatgCAGTCAAGAATGATAGTCccataataatatcatGTCGTAATAATCATAAATTGATAGGAAAAGTGAGAGCTTTTGATAGGCACTGTAACTTGGTATTAGAAAACGTCAAAGAATTGTGGACTGAAGACatcaagaacaacaagggtaaaaaaatcaaaagtatTTCCAAGGAGAGATTCATTTCCAAAATGTTTTTAAGAGGAGATTCGGTGATAATCATTTTAAAAGCataa
- the CDC46 gene encoding MCM DNA helicase complex subunit (Putative hexameric MCM complex subunit; predicted role in control of cell division; periodic mRNA expression. peak at cell-cycle M/G1 phase; regulated by tyrosol, cell density, Plc1; repressed by alpha pheromone in SpiderM medium), with protein sequence MSFERPEVFSAHVLPGEEPAENSYNEITKAFRSFILEYRIDSQFIYRDQLRENLLIKNYFLKVEADHLIAFNEELNKKLSDDPAEMIPLFENAITDIAKRIAYLSNDEIPQDFPTCQLILYSKANETSIRHLDSDHIAKIVRVSGIIISASVLSSRATQVQLICRACKHTMKITVKHGFGQIQLPPRCLAPHNSDPNSTEEKCPNDSYVIVHDKSTFVDQQVLKLQEAPDMVPVGEMPRHILLQADRYLTNQVVPGTRVTIVGIYAIYQSKQSARNNSTSNVAIRNPYLRVLGYQTDIDNGANGQGIIFSEEEEEEFLRMSRMPNLYETFVNSIAPSIYGNEDIKKAITCLLMGGSKKILPDGMRLRGDINVLLLGDPGTAKSQLLKFVEKIAPISVYTSGKGSSAAGLTASVQRDPQTRDFYLEGGAMVLADGGVVCIDEFDKMRDEDRVAIHEAMEQQTISIAKAGITTVLNSRTSVLAAANPVFGKYDEFKSPGENIDFQSTILSRFDMIFIVKDEHNEGRDISIAQHVMNVHTGGRAQDLLQEGEIPIEKMKRYIQYVKLRCAPRLTAEASERLSSHFVSIRRRLQLNEAEMNERSSIPITVRQLEAIIRITESLAKLRLSPVATEEHVEEAIRLFTASTMDAVDQGLGSSNDVTLNAEIKKVEQELRRRLPIGWSTAYKTLRKEFVDSGKASASALEKALYIMERHEVIKFRHQRQNVLRVGV encoded by the coding sequence ATGTCTTTTGAACGTCCAGAAGTGTTTTCTGCACATGTGTTACCTGGTGAAGAACCAGCTGAAAATTCCTACAATGAGATTACAAAAGCTTTCCGTTCATTTATTTTAGAATATAGAATTGATTCTCAATTTATTTACAGAGATCAATTAAGAGAAAATTTGCTCATTAAGAATTATTTCTTAAAGGTTGAAGCTGACCATCTCATTGCATTCAATGAAGagttgaataaaaaattaagtGATGACCCTGCTGAAATGATTCCACTTTTTGAAAATGCCATTACTGATATTGCTAAAAGAATTGCTTATTTGTCTAATGACGAAATTCCTCAAGATTTCCCAACTTGTCAGTTAATTTTATATTCTAAAGCCAATGAGACCTCAATAAGACACTTGGATTCCGATCATATAGCAAAAATTGTCAGAGTAAgtggtattattatttctgcTTCGGTTTTAAGTTCTAGAGCCACACAAGTGCAATTGATATGTCGTGCTTGTAAACACACCATGAAAATTACTGTCAAACATGGGTTTGGCCAGATCCAATTACCACCTAGATGTCTAGCACCACATAACTCCGATCCAAATTCCACAGAAGAGAAATGTCCCAACGATTCCTATGTCATCGTTCACGATAAATCGACATTTGTTGATCAACAGGTTTTGAAATTGCAAGAAGCACCAGATATGGTTCCAGTTGGTGAAATGCCAAGACACATTCTTTTACAGGCGGATAGATATTTGACTAATCAAGTTGTTCCTGGTACTAGAGTCACCATTGTCGGTATTTATGCTATTTACCAATCCAAACAAAGTGCAAGAAATAACTCAACCTCAAATGTTGCGATTCGTAACCCATATTTGCGTGTATTAGGATACCAAactgatattgataatggtgCAAATGGTCAAGGTATAATCTTTAgtgaagaagaggaagaagaatttttaaGAATGTCAAGAATGCCAAACTTGTACGAAACATTTGTCAATTCAATTGCTCCGTCAATTTACGGTAATGAAGACATTAAAAAGGCAATCACTTGTTTATTGATGGGTGGTTCTAAGAAGATTTTGCCTGATGGAATGAGATTAAGAGGTGATATTAATGTATTATTGTTGGGAGATCCTGGTACCGCCAAATCCCAGTTGCTTAAATTTGTTGAGAAAATCGCTCCTATTTCAGTGTATACATCTGGTAAAGGGTCATCTGCAGCTGGTTTGACAGCTTCAGTTCAGAGAGACCCACAGACTAGAGACTTTTATTTAGAAGGTGGTGCTATGGTCCTAGCAGATGGTGGTGTCGTTtgtattgatgaatttgacaAGATGAGAGACGAAGATAGAGTTGCAATTCACGAAGCTATGGAACAACAAACTATTTCTATTGCCAAAGCTGGTATTACGACCGTTTTGAACTCGAGAACTTCTGTATTAGCAGCAGCGAATCCAGTGTTTGGTAAATACGATGAATTTAAAAGCCCAGgagaaaatattgattttcaaaGTACTATCTTGTCCAGATTTGACATGATTTTTATTGTCAAAGATGAGCACAATGAAGGTAGGGACATATCAATTGCTCAACACGTTATGAATGTTCATACTGGTGGAAGAGCACAAGATTTGTTACAAGAAGGGGAAATTCCAATagagaaaatgaaaaggTACATTCAGTATGTCAAATTGAGATGTGCCCCACGTCTTACCGCAGAAGCATCAGAAAGATTGTCATCCCATTTTGTGTCtattagaagaagattgCAACTCAATGAAGCAGAGATGAATGAAAGATCTTCCATTCCAATTACCGTTAGACAATTGGAAGCTATCATTCGTATAACAGAATCATTAGCAAAGTTGCGTCTTTCACCTGTTGCTACTGAGGAACACGTCGAGGAAGCAATCAGATTATTCACTGCCTCCACGATGGATGCTGTCGACCAAGGACTTGGAAGCTCGAATGATGTTACCTTGAATGCTGAAATCAAGAAAGTTGAACAAGAGTTGAGAAGAAGATTACCAATTGGATGGTCTACTGCTTATAAGACATTGCGTAAAGAGTTTGTTGATTCAGGTAAGGCTAGTGCTTCTGCATTAGAGAAAGCTCTATATATAATGGAAAGACACGAAGTGATCAAATTCAGACACCAGAGACAGAACGTTTTGAGAGTCGGTGTTTAA
- a CDS encoding uncharacterized protein (Ortholog(s) have mitochondrial inner membrane, mitochondrial large ribosomal subunit localization) codes for MSSRINLFRSLFTSNSLKYGIPKKNKLPPRPKHLIKEEDIEEKFLHGGRGPGGQKINKTNSKVQLTHIPTGMVVSCQATRSQEQNRAIAREKLALKLDDFYNPGTSRNAVLMERAQKVKQSKSKKSNRKYKKVEDENIQKQMELSKLEESLNIKDIDDEFDDFIKNAKVDL; via the coding sequence ATGTCAAGCCGGATCAATCTTTTCAGATCATTATTTACATCAAACTCACTTAAATATGGAAtaccaaagaaaaacaaactaCCTCCAAGACCTAAACATTTAATTAAAGAGGAGGATATAGaggaaaaatttttgcaTGGAGGGAGGGGACCTGGAGgtcaaaaaattaataaaacgAATAGCAAAGTTCAATTAACACATATTCCTACAGGTATGGTGGTATCTTGTCAAGCAACTAGATCTCAAGAACAAAATAGAGCGATTGCAAGAGAGAAACTAGCTTTAAAATTGGATGATTTTTATAATCCTGGAACTAGCAGAAATGCCGTGCTAATGGAAAGAGCTCAAAAAGTGAAACAAAGTAAGTCTAAAAAGTCCAATCGgaaatacaaaaaagttgaagatgaaaatatacagaaacaaatggaattatcaaaactaGAAGAATCGTTAAACATAAAAGacattgatgatgaatttgatgacTTTATCAAAAATGCTAAAGTGGATTTATAG
- the SER1 gene encoding O-phospho-L-serine:2-oxoglutarate transaminase (Putative 3-phosphoserine aminotransferase; predicted role in serine and glycine biosynthesis; protein present in exponential and stationary yeast growth phases; Spider biofilm repressed) has protein sequence MSEQRTLDREEPNYFGAGPALLPTSVLQQAAYDLISYEGDNIGIGEISHRSKPAIKVIDDTKENLTKLLNIPDTHEVFFMQGGGTTGFSSIAYNLIANYAKRTGKKGKAAYAVTGSWSKKASEEAQRLGFDVNIVVNTKGENFGTIPPYSEWKPIGEDVSYLYVCDNETVHGVEFTNIPGTDYLPEGVELVADMSSNILSKEIDVSKYGLIMAGAQKNIGLAGLTIYIIKKSLLDQASDDELRSLNIPLSPIAFHYPTVVKNNSAYNTIPIFTCHILKLVTDKLIADGGIKNTEQINKKKATILYEALESYPDFYKLPVFNSQVRSNMNVVFRLPNEDLEAKFIAEAAKRNLAGLKGHRSVGGMRASIYNAVTLKSVQSLVDLVNDFAKANA, from the coding sequence ATGTCAGAACAAAGAACATTGGACCGTGAAGAACCAAATTATTTTGGTGCTGGCCCAGCCTTATTACCTACTTCAGTTTTACAGCAAGCTGCTTATGATTTAATCTCATATGAGGGTGATAACATTGGAATTGGGGAAATCTCACATCGTTCTAAACCTGCAATTAAAGTTATCGATGACACTAAGGAAAATTTAActaaattgttgaatattcCAGACACTCAtgaagttttttttatgcAAGGAGGAGGCACTACTGGATTCTCATCAATTGCTTACAATTTAATTGCTAACTATGCCAAGAGAACTGGGAAGAAAGGGAAAGCTGCTTATGCAGTCACCGGATCATGGTCCAAGAAAGCTTCCGAAGAGGCTCAAAGATTAGGTTTTGATGTAAATATTGTTGTCAACACAAAAGGTGAAAATTTCGGAACCATTCCCCCATATTCTGAATGGAAACCAATTGGAGAAGATGTTTCTTATTTGTATGTGTGCGATAATGAAACCGTGCATGGAGTCGAATTCACCAATATTCCGGGCACTGATTATTTACCTGAAGGTGTCGAATTGGTTGCTGACATGTCTTCAAACATTTTATCTAAGGAAATTGATGTCAGTAAATATGGTTTGATTATGGCTGGTgcacaaaaaaatattggatTGGCTGGGTTGACTATTtacattatcaaaaaaagtTTGTTAGACCAGGCTTCTGACGATGAATTGAGAAGTTTGAATATTCCATTATCTCCTATTGCTTTCCATTATCCAACCGTCGTCAAAAACAATTCTGCTTACAATACAATTCCAATTTTCACTTGTcatattttgaaacttgtcactgataaattgattgcGGATGGAGGCATTAAGAACACGgaacaaatcaacaaaaagaaagccACTATTTTATACGAAGCCTTGGAATCTTATCCAGACTTTTACAAGTTGCCTGTGTTCAATTCTCAAGTGAGATCAAATATGAATGTTGTTTTTAGATTACCTAACGAAGACTTGGAAGCCAAGTTCATCGCTGAAGCTGCTAAAAGAAATTTGGCAGGTTTAAAGGGTCACAGATCAGTTGGTGGTATGAGAGCTTCTATATATAACGCTGTCACCTTGAAAAGTGTCCAATCTCTAGTTGACTTGGTAAATGATTTTGCCAAAGCCAATGCCTAA
- the MEC3 gene encoding Mec3p (Putative DNA damage and meiotic pachytene checkpoint protein; increased transcription is observed upon benomyl treatment), translated as MKLKLMTKSSEKLKETLSLISHVRKFVVLKFTPSELSVISINGQAVKSEPQVWCKLPVSELFQSCEIQSVRDNTISMEINIDLLVQTLKNFDKANSEGLNIRLQRTDTSGAKGTSTTTGRTASLALFYSNLNINANVVNHTFRIPVKILRDAQDMLHEPTHSDLGLIMRLPNEFVTMFKRLEKFKKVPSSESVTIRASRRNGGFLGFILEESGKFKVTISWNDKLEVHKPTTTENDSLRETLRNGPSQLGENEKDITSDIDEIEVNVKLKDWQSASKIVGRCRTVILYIGERECSLHCLLDDTDDVEIVYFITGSRITH; from the coding sequence ATgaagttgaaattgatgacaAAAAGTTCCGAAAAGTTGAAGGAGACTTTAAGTTTGATATCGCATGTGCgtaaatttgttgttttaaaaTTCACGCCAAGTGAGCTTAGTGTGATTCTGATTAATGGCCAAGCGGTTAAACTGGAACCGCAAGTATGGTGTAAACTACCTGTTTCTGAACTATTTCAAAGTTGTGAGATACAGAGTGTAAGGGATAACACAATTCTGATGGAAATTAATATAGATTTACTTGTAcaaacattgaaaaattttgataaagcAAACAGTGAAGGATTGAATATAAGACTACAACGTACAGATACTTCTGGAGCAAAGGGTACAAGCACTACAACAGGACGAACGGCATCTTTGGCTTTGTTTTATtctaatttaaatattaatGCCAATGTTGTCAACCACACATTCAGAATACCAGTTAAAATACTACGAGATGCACAGGATATGCTACATGAGCCTACACATTCGGACCTTGGATTGATAATGAGATTGCCCAATGAATTTGTCACTATGTTTAAAAGattggaaaaattcaaaaaagtACCGTCAAGTGAATCTGTCACTATCAGAGCCAGTCGAAGAAATGGGGGGTTTCTAGGGTTTATATTAGAGGAATCTGGAAAATTCAAGGTGACAATTAGTTGGAACGATAAATTGGAAGTTCATAAACCAACTACCACAGAAAACGATTCATTGAGAGAGACCCTTCGAAATGGGCCTAGTCAATTGGGTGAGAATGAGAAAGATATAACAagtgatattgatgaaattgaggTAAACGTGAAATTGAAGGATTGGCAACTGGCTTCCAAAATTGTTGGTAGATGTCGAACAGTAATTCTTTATATTGGTGAAAGAGAATGCAGTTTACACTGCTTGCTAGATGATACTGATGATGTTGAGATTGTATATTTTATTACTGGTTCTAGAATAACACACTAA